The Pseudoalteromonas rubra region ACTGGGTAAAACTGGTTCCGGTACCACAGAGCATTTCAATATGAAAGGCGAAGTTGATCTGGAGTTAGGTACCATGAGTAAAGCCTTGTCCGGTCTCGGCGGATTTGTCTGTGGTGATGGTGATGTGGTGGAATTCCTGCGCTTCTATTCTAACTCTTATGTCTTTGCCGCAACCATTCCAGCCCATGTTGCAGCCGGTGTGATTGCCTCAATCGATGTGATGTTGCGCGAACCAGAGCGTTTGACCAAGCTGTGGGACAATATTTATTACTTCCGCAATCTGTTATTACAGGCAGGCTTTGATCTGGAAAACTCTGATTCTGCCATTGTGCCTGTGGTTGTCGGTGATGATGCTAAAACGCTGGCGCTTGGCCGTGCTGTACGTGCCCGAGGCCTGTACTGTCAGACCGTGGTCTTCCCGGGCGTGGCAGTTGGCGACGCACGATTACGTCTGAGCATCACCAGCGAACACACTCAGGCCGACCTGGATGAGGCCTATCGTATTTTGGTTGAAGGCGCGCTGGAAGTAGGCGTCCCACTCAATCAGGATGTTAAAGCGGGACTGGCGGAGGCCTGAGTATGACGAAAATTCCGTCATCAGCCCGTTTTGCACTGAACCTGCTGAGCCATGCTCAGCAGACCCCGCATAAAACGGCGCTGATCTGTGCCGATCAGCAATGGGATTATGCCCAACTCGCTGCACGCGCCTGCCAGATAGCCAATGCATTGTGCGCACTGGGACTGGATCAGGCACCGGTGCTGTTAAACCTGCCAAAGCATCCTGACACTGTTGCCGCCATCTACGCCTGCTGGCTCAGTGGAAACCATTATATTCCCATTGATTACAGCCAGCCTGAAGCCCGGGTTGAACGTATTATCTCTGCAGCAAAACCTGCATTAGTACTCGACCAGGATTGGCTGAATACACTCGATAGCCTGAGCCATAGCAGCGACTACGAGCAAGACCTGAGCGCATACATGTCACGTTTGCGTCAGTACCGGGATACCACGCTTGCCGCTGTCCTTTATACCTCGGGCTCTACTGGCACGCCCAAAGGGGTGCAGATCAGTCATGACATGTTGGACTTTTTCATTGACTGGGCGGCGCACACAACTTGCATTGACAACGAAGACATCCTGGCCAACCATGCCAGCTTTGCCTTTGACTTAAGTACTTTCGACCTCTTTGCCACCGTGCGCGCCGGTGCCTGTGTGTGGTTGATCACTGAACAGGAACAAAAAGATCCCCTGGCCCTGATCAGCGGGATCAAGAAGCATCAGGTGAGTATCTGGTACAGTGTGCCTTCAATCCTGTCTATGATGGTACGCAGTGGAGAACTGAACAGTCATTGCACCGCGACCCTGAAGCAGGTCATTTTTGCTGGTGAACCATTTGCCGTGGCGGCATTGCAACGCTTGATCACTTGCCTGCCCGCCGGTACCGCGCTGCATAACTGGTACGGCCCAACCGAAACCAATGTGTGCGTAGCTTGGCAAGTTAACCGCCCCCAGCTGGACGGGCTGCGTCATCTGCCTATCGGGTCCTTGCTACCCGAATTAAAAGGCTGGCTGGAAGATGATACAGGAAAGAGGACACCACTGACTGAAAGCCTGGGCCAGTGTGGCGAGCTCATTATTGGCGGACGCTGTGTTACACCGGGTTATGCCAATGTGGACCTGCCCAGAGCCACAGCACTACACCAACAAAACTGTCATGCGACCGGCGACCTGGTTGAACTGACCGAGGCGGGACTCATCTATCGTGGCCGCATCGACGATATGGTTAAGCTGAACGGTTATCGGGTTGAGCTAGGCGAAATCGAATCGCTGCTGCATCGGCACCCGGCCATAGATCAAGCTGCATTACATCTCTCGCTGGGCGAACAGCAGCATCAGCTTATTGCCGTGATCGTTCTCAAAGATGGTGCAGAAAAACCCTCGCTACTGGTATTAAAGCAATTTTTAAAACAGCAACTGCCAGCCTATATGTTGCCACACAAAGTGATAGTCACAGCACAGCTACCACTCAATGCCAATGGCAAAGTTGACCGTAAACAACTGGCTGAGCTGATGTAATTATGAGAGGCGTATTATGAGCAGACCCCCTACTTCCCCTTTAGCCATAGTCGGGATCGGCTGTGCTTTGCCCAACGGCATGAACTTTGCTGACCTGGCAAAACAGGGGACACTCAATCCGAGTCAGTTTACTCATCCGTTTGGCTGGTCGGTCGCTGCTGAGCCACTCAGAGGTGGGCAAGTGCACACCGATAGCTTTGATTACAAGAAGTTTTCTATTCCCCCCTTGTTTCGCAAGGCGGTCAGTCGCGAAACCCGAATGGCACTGCTTGCTGCTGAAGAAGCGCTGAGCCAGCTGACCCTCAGTGAAACGCTGCGCGATCATTGCGATCAACTCTGTGCAACACATATGGCCAGTGACGCGGCTTATCGTAATGCCACCAAAGTAACTGCATTGCGGACTTTGAGTGAACAATTGGCTGATACTGACAGTGCGCAAATGCGCATCGATGAGTACAAGCAGGCGCTGGCAGGTACCTTTGGGGCCACCTCTCACGATCGGGTTGGAGAAATGGCCTCAACCATACCCGCCCGGATAGCACATTTTGCCCACACACGAGGGAAATGCCAGACCCTGGATGGCGGTGATCTTGGCGGTTTGCGTCTGTTACAGGCAGCGCAGGACAACTTTCGCTATGCAGACAGCCAGCTCGCTGTCCTCACCAGTATTCAATGCTTTCACCACCAGCCACAAGCTGAAATTCTCCATCATCAGGGCATTTCAACTCAGCAACCCTGGCTCGAAGGTGCCATCTCTCTGGTGGTCTGCCCTGTGACCACGGCCGAACAACAAGGCTGGCCGGTACTGATGCAGCTAGGGACTATCACCACCACAGCCACAGAGCAGGAAGCCACGCGCTATTTCGCCGGTGCAAGTCAGGTCTTTTATCAGTTACTTGAGATGCACCTGGGCCAGGAAACTCACTGTGCCGGCGCCGCAACTTTTGGACCACACTGGCAAATAAATAAGGCTGTATCACACGAAGACACCGACGCGAGTGACGACCAGGTGGCAATCACTCAATATTGCCCCATCACTGCACTGGGTGACGACAAAGCCCGTTTCTGGCAAACATTGGCCAATGGGGATGACCTGTTGCGATCGCAATCGGCACAGCAACTCAATGCATCGGCATTTGTCAGGGCAACCCCTCAGAAACTGAGCACCTACATAGACCAAGCAATGAGCTTTGACAGCCATAATCCGTGCGACCAGGTCCTGAATAAACCTATGATGCCGGCCAAAAAAGCGCGCCTGGATGTGTCCCAACTGCGGCTGTTGAACGCCACAGAGTCTGTCGAGATTGGGGAATTCAAACGCCCGGCAGTGATCCTGGCATGTAACCTGTCTCTGAATGCCGATCGTCAATTAGGCGCGTGTGCACTGTGGGATCAGTTACCAGCAGCCCCGACACATTTACCTCAACCCACGCCACCGCCAATCAATCGCTGGAGCTGGTATGGCGCAACAGGATTAGGGGGTGCCCGGTTGTTGGCAGAGCATCTGAAGATCCCACATGCCGACTGTATCGCCATTGAGGCGGCCTGTGCCAGTTCTATGGCCGCACTGCACAATGCTGTCAGAGGGCTGCAATCCGGACGCTATGACGGCATTGTGCTGGCCGGGATTGAAACTGCCACATTAGAGCGAGATCTGGTGCTGTGCGGCGCACAGATGATGCTCTCAGCTACCCGCATTCGGCCTTTTGCTAAGGGGGCCGATGGCTTCACCCCTGGGGATGGCGGTGGTCTGTTTGTCCTGCAGGCTAAATCGGACGCACCCAATGCCATTGCCCATGTTGATGCCATTTCAGGTTCCTGCGACAGTCGCTCTATGACCGCGCCCGACCCACAAGGGCAGGCACTGGCCATGTATAAAACCTTACAACTGGCATCGGTCAACCCGGAACAAGTACAATATCTTGAAACCCATGGCACTGGCACCACGCTCGGCGACCAGGCTGAGCTGGAATCACTCTGTGCAGCCTATCGTCGTGAACACATGTCCCCCCTCTATCTGGGGTCTGGAAAATATAACTTTGGCCACTGTTTTGCCGGTGCCGGCGCCATTAGCCTGGCAAAAATGCTCGCAGCGCTGGAACATGGCTGCATGCCACCGACCCCAATTCTGGGGGAGCTCAATGATGCATTGCCATTCGAAAACATTCCGGCTGAGGTGCCACAACAGGCGCAACCCTGGCCCTTGCTGGACACCCAACAGCGCATTGGAGCCATCAATGCCTTTGGGACCGGCGGCATCAATTATCATCTGACTTTAATACACGCTCATTCACAGGAATCATTATGAAACTTATCGTACACAAAATTCGCCTTAAGCACATTCAGCACCTGGGCGCCTTTCGCGACTGGGTCGAAACCACGGACTACAAGGCCTGCGAACAGCTTGATTCAGTCAAAGCCTTCGCGGTGTTTGAAGCGTCCGCCGAGGCAGATGCCCCGTTCCACTTTGTAGAAACCATCTACTTAGAATCCGAGCAGGCGTTTGAGCAAGATATGACCACCCCGCTGTTCCAAAGTCTGGTCAGTCGCTTTGACGAGATGGCCGAAGTCGTCGAGGAGTTTAAAGGCGAGCGTATCGCACAGGGTTATCAGCAGTGATCACTGAGCACTGTATTACGCCTGAGGGAGAGACACTTGTCTCGCCCATTTTGTACATCAGGCAGTATACCGACGCTCTATTATCCGCCCGCGCTCGTCTGAGCCAGGGACTTGCTGTCAAGCAGCAGTGCCGGGCACTGGCCAATTTCGCACTACAAAGGGCCTGCGCCAACCCCTCAGTCAGGCTCAATCATACAAAGTACGGGCAACCTTATGGCGACCAGGGCCAGGGAAAACCTGCTCAGCCTGTGTCTACTAGCCACAGCCATAATTGGTATGCTGTCGCCACTGCCCCCGCTCCTCTTGGTATCGACATTCAGGTTTATCGCCGCTTTTCTGTCACCAACCAGCAGCGTCTGTTTCACCATAACGAGGTGTTGGCCGACATAATCCCCCAAACCACGCGATGGTCTTTATGCGAGGCCTATCTCAAATCCCATGGCCGGGGCCTGCCGTTTGATTTACGTACTATCCACATCCAGCAATATGCAAGCCAAGGTGCCACCTCATACGGACGCATAACAAGCAAAAATGATACGCTGGCACCTGTCAGTTACTGGCTCTGGCAAACACTCTATTTTTGCTGTGCCGTCTGTATTGCGAGCGACCAGGAGGTCGTCCCCATACTCTCTTTACACAATGGAAAACCATCATGACACACACTGCATTTGAACAGACACTGGCAGAGGCTGTCGCACTGGCACGACTCGCCCCGTCTTCACACAACTGCCAGCCCTGGGCCGTTCACTTCGACCCCGTAATACACTGTGGCTACCTGGCCATAGACAACCGCCGTAAACTCACCGGTCTGCCGTCAT contains the following coding sequences:
- a CDS encoding AMP-binding protein, whose product is MTKIPSSARFALNLLSHAQQTPHKTALICADQQWDYAQLAARACQIANALCALGLDQAPVLLNLPKHPDTVAAIYACWLSGNHYIPIDYSQPEARVERIISAAKPALVLDQDWLNTLDSLSHSSDYEQDLSAYMSRLRQYRDTTLAAVLYTSGSTGTPKGVQISHDMLDFFIDWAAHTTCIDNEDILANHASFAFDLSTFDLFATVRAGACVWLITEQEQKDPLALISGIKKHQVSIWYSVPSILSMMVRSGELNSHCTATLKQVIFAGEPFAVAALQRLITCLPAGTALHNWYGPTETNVCVAWQVNRPQLDGLRHLPIGSLLPELKGWLEDDTGKRTPLTESLGQCGELIIGGRCVTPGYANVDLPRATALHQQNCHATGDLVELTEAGLIYRGRIDDMVKLNGYRVELGEIESLLHRHPAIDQAALHLSLGEQQHQLIAVIVLKDGAEKPSLLVLKQFLKQQLPAYMLPHKVIVTAQLPLNANGKVDRKQLAELM
- a CDS encoding polyketide synthase — protein: MSRPPTSPLAIVGIGCALPNGMNFADLAKQGTLNPSQFTHPFGWSVAAEPLRGGQVHTDSFDYKKFSIPPLFRKAVSRETRMALLAAEEALSQLTLSETLRDHCDQLCATHMASDAAYRNATKVTALRTLSEQLADTDSAQMRIDEYKQALAGTFGATSHDRVGEMASTIPARIAHFAHTRGKCQTLDGGDLGGLRLLQAAQDNFRYADSQLAVLTSIQCFHHQPQAEILHHQGISTQQPWLEGAISLVVCPVTTAEQQGWPVLMQLGTITTTATEQEATRYFAGASQVFYQLLEMHLGQETHCAGAATFGPHWQINKAVSHEDTDASDDQVAITQYCPITALGDDKARFWQTLANGDDLLRSQSAQQLNASAFVRATPQKLSTYIDQAMSFDSHNPCDQVLNKPMMPAKKARLDVSQLRLLNATESVEIGEFKRPAVILACNLSLNADRQLGACALWDQLPAAPTHLPQPTPPPINRWSWYGATGLGGARLLAEHLKIPHADCIAIEAACASSMAALHNAVRGLQSGRYDGIVLAGIETATLERDLVLCGAQMMLSATRIRPFAKGADGFTPGDGGGLFVLQAKSDAPNAIAHVDAISGSCDSRSMTAPDPQGQALAMYKTLQLASVNPEQVQYLETHGTGTTLGDQAELESLCAAYRREHMSPLYLGSGKYNFGHCFAGAGAISLAKMLAALEHGCMPPTPILGELNDALPFENIPAEVPQQAQPWPLLDTQQRIGAINAFGTGGINYHLTLIHAHSQESL
- a CDS encoding RedY; translated protein: MKLIVHKIRLKHIQHLGAFRDWVETTDYKACEQLDSVKAFAVFEASAEADAPFHFVETIYLESEQAFEQDMTTPLFQSLVSRFDEMAEVVEEFKGERIAQGYQQ
- a CDS encoding 4'-phosphopantetheinyl transferase family protein → MITEHCITPEGETLVSPILYIRQYTDALLSARARLSQGLAVKQQCRALANFALQRACANPSVRLNHTKYGQPYGDQGQGKPAQPVSTSHSHNWYAVATAPAPLGIDIQVYRRFSVTNQQRLFHHNEVLADIIPQTTRWSLCEAYLKSHGRGLPFDLRTIHIQQYASQGATSYGRITSKNDTLAPVSYWLWQTLYFCCAVCIASDQEVVPILSLHNGKPS